AAAAACACCTCTGTGAGAACAGGAGACGGCGTTCTGAAGAAATGCAGAGAGCGAGAAATGCAAGCATGCCAGAAAGACTCAAAAGAACAATTTATTATCAAGAACGAGGATATGAAAcagacagaaacagaaaaaaaagcctgttcATTATCAAGTTAATTTGATCACGTTTGTGCTTGCAGCAAGGAGAAAATGTGAAAACTTGACAAATCCTCTCTTTTGGCCTATAGTGTAAACGGAGTTAATAACAAGTCGGCAGAAACTAGAGAAGACACGGCTCAAAACGGACAGGCTTTCAATATCATTTCTCTAAAGTGCTTAAAGTCTGATTTCAACCTTTTGACAGACTTCTTCCTTTGAGTTCTGGTTCATCATTGCCAGTTGAAGGTACGCTTCACCAGGCTAAAGAAGGTTCTGTTGTGTTCTTGCAGGTAAGAACGGAGTTGTTGTAGCACAGTGCCGTTGACAACCGGGTGCGGTCGTCCCTTGGACTCGTGCAGACATCGCTCTCGACCGTCACTTCgaatgcagtaaaaaccctTGGTCTGGTTAAAGTAAAAATTGGAGGCCACTATCCTGGGTGGCAAGTTGAGGAAGCGCTCCACCTTTTGAAGTTCTGGCAAGGGATTGTGGATGAGCAAATCCCCATCCACGATGTGAATCTGTTCTAGGGGAAAATAACGTAGCCAGTTGCGCACGTGGATGTCGTAAAGGCTCCTTTGAATGGCCTTATAGCGAGTATTCAGGGCGCCGTTTCGCACTAGGAGGTTCTCGATGGCTTGAACCGGCTTGTGGTTTTCCAGACGGTTGAAGTATACTTGCGTGTAGTCCGAGACGACCCGTTCGGCCGGGTCGCGCAGGATCAGGAGCAGTTTGATGGATGAGTTCATTGCCCTGATGCG
The nucleotide sequence above comes from Stigmatopora nigra isolate UIUO_SnigA chromosome 12, RoL_Snig_1.1, whole genome shotgun sequence. Encoded proteins:
- the hs3st1l1 gene encoding heparan sulfate (glucosamine) 3-O-sulfotransferase 1-like1, translating into MACFLVSAFLLILQTSAAPPQTGVSNEEDVALSPPPGTSKRPPHSIIIGVRKGGTRALLEMMDIHPEVAAAATEVHFFDWDENYSKGLEWYRELMPYSYPHQITVEKTPGYFTSTLAPERIRAMNSSIKLLLILRDPAERVVSDYTQVYFNRLENHKPVQAIENLLVRNGALNTRYKAIQRSLYDIHVRNWLRYFPLEQIHIVDGDLLIHNPLPELQKVERFLNLPPRIVASNFYFNQTKGFYCIRSDGRERCLHESKGRPHPVVNGTVLQQLRSYLQEHNRTFFSLVKRTFNWQ